In Bacillota bacterium, the following proteins share a genomic window:
- a CDS encoding iron-containing alcohol dehydrogenase, with amino-acid sequence MTVHAFSLPIEVKYGAGASRLTGETLKAWNARRLFVVTDKGVLEAELLGGVMDTLAQPEPEVHVFDEVEPNPRDTTVTRGVTAFRGFGPDAVLAIGGGSSMDTAKAIRAVAEAGGSISDYEGFVKFNVKPRVPLIAVPTTAGTGSEMGGWAVITDTRRRFKMGFGDPVALSPTLSLVDPELTLSLPPALTASTGMDAFSHALEVYVSQASSPLTDAWALGAIELIAGNLRVAYTNGHDLSAREQVMTGSMMAGAAMSNADCGAIHAIAEVVGGLYDIGHGVAIAAFLPYVMRYNTPAVPEKSRRVAVAIGSSLEGLAEMEAASLAWRGAARLVSDLGLPRPSDLEIPHKDLPLIAKACTLNMSSGGNPRPMAAGDYLSLIQESLDENLW; translated from the coding sequence ATGACCGTGCATGCCTTTTCTCTTCCTATCGAGGTCAAGTATGGAGCGGGCGCCTCCCGCCTTACGGGAGAGACGCTCAAAGCCTGGAACGCCCGTCGGCTCTTCGTGGTGACGGACAAGGGGGTCCTTGAGGCAGAACTCCTAGGCGGAGTGATGGACACTCTGGCTCAACCGGAACCGGAGGTCCACGTGTTCGATGAGGTGGAGCCCAACCCCAGGGACACCACGGTCACGAGGGGGGTCACGGCCTTCCGGGGATTCGGCCCCGACGCCGTACTCGCCATCGGGGGAGGGAGCTCCATGGATACCGCCAAGGCTATCCGGGCGGTTGCGGAGGCGGGAGGGAGCATCAGCGACTACGAAGGGTTCGTCAAGTTCAACGTGAAACCCCGGGTCCCCCTCATCGCGGTACCGACCACGGCGGGCACCGGGAGCGAGATGGGCGGATGGGCGGTGATAACCGATACCCGCCGCAGGTTCAAGATGGGCTTCGGGGACCCCGTGGCGCTCTCCCCCACCCTGTCACTGGTGGATCCGGAACTGACCCTGAGCCTTCCCCCAGCCCTCACTGCGTCCACTGGCATGGACGCCTTCTCCCACGCGCTGGAGGTATACGTGTCCCAGGCCTCCTCTCCACTGACCGATGCCTGGGCCCTAGGGGCGATAGAACTCATCGCCGGGAACCTGAGGGTTGCCTACACCAACGGCCATGACCTCTCAGCACGGGAACAGGTCATGACCGGCAGCATGATGGCGGGAGCCGCCATGAGCAACGCGGACTGCGGCGCGATCCACGCCATAGCCGAGGTGGTGGGGGGACTCTACGACATAGGGCACGGCGTCGCCATAGCCGCCTTCTTGCCCTACGTCATGAGGTACAACACCCCGGCAGTCCCTGAGAAGAGTCGGCGGGTAGCCGTGGCCATAGGGTCGTCCCTGGAAGGCCTTGCCGAGATGGAGGCCGCCTCCCTGGCATGGAGAGGAGCGGCCCGCCTGGTGTCCGATCTCGGTCTCCCCAGGCCGTCCGACCTCGAGATCCCACATAAAGACCTGCCGCTCATCGCCAAGGCCTGCACCCTCAACATGTCTTCGGGCGGGAACCCACGGCCGATGGCGGCAGGGGACTACCTCTCCCTTATCCAGGAGAGCCTCGACGAGAACCTCTGGTAG
- a CDS encoding metallophosphoesterase: IEDNDYVINPEGKTVELDEYHEMISTGYGNMTPWQCPRDISEEDLAEKIEGMAAGVKNMPNCVFNFHCPPHDSNLDLAPRLDRDLKPKLGPGGQPDMVPVGSVAVRRTIEEYQPLLGLHGHIHESRGTVKIGHTVCLNPGSEYAEGFLRGALVTLRGGKVVSCQLTSG, translated from the coding sequence CATCGAGGACAATGACTACGTTATCAACCCCGAGGGCAAGACCGTCGAGCTGGACGAATACCACGAGATGATAAGCACCGGATACGGTAACATGACCCCCTGGCAGTGCCCGCGAGACATCAGCGAGGAGGACCTGGCGGAGAAGATCGAGGGAATGGCCGCCGGGGTGAAGAACATGCCCAACTGTGTGTTCAACTTCCATTGCCCCCCTCACGACTCCAACCTTGACCTGGCTCCCAGGCTGGACAGAGATCTGAAGCCGAAGCTGGGCCCCGGGGGCCAGCCCGACATGGTGCCGGTGGGAAGCGTGGCTGTCAGGCGGACGATAGAGGAGTACCAGCCGCTGTTGGGCCTGCACGGCCACATCCATGAGTCCAGGGGCACCGTGAAGATCGGCCACACCGTGTGCCTGAACCCCGGGAGCGAGTACGCTGAGGGTTTCCTGAGGGGAGCCCTGGTGACGCTCCGGGGCGGAAAGGTGGTTTCCTGCCAGCTCACTTCAGGCTAG
- a CDS encoding aldehyde ferredoxin oxidoreductase C-terminal domain-containing protein: protein MLDTLCLCTFAWGPSWQLDGPQDVVTLYKAGIDWDASLYELMKVGERRLNRMRFFNAREGFTRKDDYLPERFFEPLPDDPSAGTRVDKAEFDKALGLYYAVAGWDEVTGNPAPGKLRELSLGWLLEE from the coding sequence CTGCTCGACACCCTATGCCTCTGCACCTTCGCCTGGGGTCCATCGTGGCAGCTCGACGGCCCGCAGGATGTGGTTACCCTGTACAAGGCCGGCATCGACTGGGATGCCTCTCTCTACGAGCTCATGAAGGTCGGTGAAAGGCGCCTGAACAGGATGCGGTTCTTCAACGCCAGGGAGGGGTTCACCCGCAAGGACGACTACCTCCCCGAGCGGTTCTTCGAGCCCCTGCCCGACGACCCCTCCGCAGGCACCCGGGTGGACAAGGCTGAGTTCGACAAGGCCCTGGGCCTCTATTACGCCGTGGCTGGCTGGGACGAGGTGACGGGAAACCCGGCCCCCGGCAAGCTCCGGGAACTGTCACTGGGGTGGCTCTTGGAGGAGTAG